From Astyanax mexicanus isolate ESR-SI-001 chromosome 11, AstMex3_surface, whole genome shotgun sequence, the proteins below share one genomic window:
- the LOC125804933 gene encoding proline-rich protein 36-like, producing the protein MAGACWERGLDGRTAVAREGRMVAAAMCFSPLHPPALCCFSLHPSALCFLHPPSSHVLLSLSNPIPVLLSSPPSSPVLLSSLPSSPVLLFPSTLQPSLSFPIHPPALCFHHPPSSPVLPRPPSSPVPPPSTHQPCAALTIHPIPVLLYISTPSPVLLSSPPSSPVLLFFPPSSPVVLFPSTLHHCAASPFTLHPCAALLFTLQPCGALPIHPPPLCGSPFHPPALCCSPLLPPALCFPHPPYSTGLPTFIPSPVLLSFPPSSSVLLSSPPSNPVLPPSILQPCAAHLSTLQPCVSPSHPQSCAPLLSTHQPCAILLSSLQPCASPIHPTALCFPHLPSSTVLPPCTHHPCAALPIHPPTLFGAPLYPPALCCSPLQPPDLCCPPLQPTALCCSALHPSALWWSSHPPSTTVLLIHPPSTPLLLSSSPSSPVVRFPSTLHPSAALYFTLQLCAALLSTFQPCASPIHPTVLGFPHPSPALYFSPFHLPALCCSPHPPTTPLRLSSSSSSPVLPSSPPSSPVLLSSPPSSPMLLYSPPSSPPTHPMALCCSALHPPALWCSYHPTSITVLLSTSTPLQLSISPSSPVLLSSPPSSSVMLSSPPSNPVLPPSIPSLVLLSSPLSSPVLLSYPPSSPRLLIHPPALCYSQLHSPALCFPHPFPALCCSPLHFPAL; encoded by the exons ATGGCCGGCGCCTGCTGGGAGCGGGGCCTGGACGGGAGGACCGCTGTAGCGAGAGAGGGGCGAATGGTGGCTGCCG ccatgtgcttctctCCTCTTCACCCTCCAGCCCTGTGCTGCTTTAGTCTTCACCCTTCAGCCCTGTGCTTCCTCCATCCACCCTCCAGCCATGTGCTGCTCTCCCTATCCAACCCTATCCctgtgctgctctcctctcctccctccagtCCTGTGCTGCTCTCCTCTTTACCATCCAGCCCTGTGCTGCTCTTCCCATCCACCCTCCAGCCAT CCCTGTCCTTCCCCATCCACCCTCCAGCCCTGTGCTTCCACCATCCACCCTCCAGCCCTGTGCTTCCCCGTCCACCCTCAAGCCCTGTGCCTCCCCCATCCACCCACCAGCCCTGTGCTGCTCTCACTATCCACCCCATCCCTGTGCTGCTCTACATATCCACCCCCAGCCctgtgctgctctcctctccaccctccaGCCCTGTGCTGCTCTTTTTTCCACCCTCCAGCCCTGTGGTGCTCTTCCCATCCACCCTCCACCATTGTGCTGCTTCTCCATTCACCCTCCACCCCTGTGCTGCTCTCCTCTTCACCCTCCAGCCCTGTGGTGCTCTtcccatccaccctccacccctcTGTGGCTCTCCATTTCACCCTCCAGCTctgtgctgctctcctctcctccctccagcCCTGTGCTTCCCCCATCCACCCTACAGCACTGGGCTTCCCACATTCATCCCCAGCCCTGTGCTTCTCTCCTTTCCACCTTCCAGCTCTGTGCTGCTTTCCTCTCCGCCCTCCAACCCTGTGCTTCCCCCATCCATCCTCCAACCCTGTGCTGCTCATCTCTCCACCCTCCAGCCCTGTGTTTCCCCCAGCCATCCCCAGTCTTGTGCTCCTCTCCTCTCCACCCACCAGCCCTGTGCTattctcctctcctccctccagcCCTGTGCTTCCCCCATCCATCCTACAGCACTGTGCTTCCCCCATTTACCCTCCAGCACTGTGCTTCCCCCATGCACCCACCACCCCTGTGCTGCTCTCCCCATCCACCCTCCAACCCTCTTTGGCGCTCCTCTATACCCTCCAGCCctgtgctgctctcctctccAGCCCCCAGACCTGTGCTGCCCTCCTCTCCAACCTACGGCCCTGTGCTGCTCTGCCCTTCACCCTTCAGCCCTGTGGTGGTCTTCCCATCCACCCTCCACCACTGTGCTGCTTatccatccaccctccacccctcTGCTGCTCTCCTCTTCACCCTCCAGCCCTGTGGTGCGCTtcccatccaccctccacccttcTGCGGCCCTCTATTTCACCCTCCAGCTctgtgctgctctcctctccACCTTCCAGCCCTGTGCTTCCCCCATCCACCCTACAGTACTAGGCTTCCCACATCCATCCCCAGCCCTGTACTTCTCTCCTTTCCACCTTCCAGCTCTCTGCTGCTCTCCCCATCCACCCACCACCCCTCTGCGGctctcctcttcatcctccaGCCCTGTGCTGCCCTCCTCTCCACCATCCAGCCctgtgctgctctcctctccaccctccaGCCCTATGCTGCTTTACTCTCCACCCTCCAGCCCTCCTACCCACCCTATGGCCCTGTGTTGCTCTGCTCTTCACCCTCCAGCCCTGTGGTGCTCTTACCATCCAACCTCAATCACTGTGCTGCTCTCCACATCCACCCCTCTGCAGCTCTCCATTTCACCCTCCAGCCCTGTGCTGCTCTCTTCTCCACCTTCCAGCTCTGTGATGCTTTCCTCTCCGCCCTCCAACCCTGTGCTTCCCCCATCCATCCCAAGCCTTGTACTCCTCTCCTCTCCACTGTCCAGCCCTGTGCTGCTCTCCTATCCACCATCCAGCCCTCGGCTTCTCATCCACCCTCCAGCCTTGTGCTACTCTCAGCTCCACTCTCCAGCCCTGTGCTTCCCACATCCATTCCCAGCCctgtgctgctctcctctccACTTTCCAGCTCTGTGA